A DNA window from Desulfovibrio intestinalis contains the following coding sequences:
- the rpe gene encoding ribulose-phosphate 3-epimerase, whose amino-acid sequence MILSPSLLSADFSRLAEELQALEAAGVTWLHLDVMDGAYVPNITFGPPLIKALRPGSGLFFDVHLMVEDPSRYIRDFKNAGADMLVIHAEADRHPQRTLSAIREMGCKAGVALNPGTDLGAIRWLVNDMDMLLIMSVNPGFSGQAFIPATFDKIRAARRLLDACGRADVLIQVDGGVCPENTAQLVEAGADVLVSGSAFFGHKPYDARLAAFMKPLAGREIRPTVRAAALRQPSADPHTKQK is encoded by the coding sequence ATGATTCTATCACCATCGCTGCTTTCCGCCGATTTTTCACGTCTGGCTGAAGAGCTGCAAGCTCTTGAAGCTGCCGGGGTAACCTGGTTGCACCTTGATGTGATGGACGGCGCTTATGTGCCCAATATCACCTTTGGTCCCCCGCTGATCAAGGCTCTCAGGCCTGGCAGCGGGCTTTTTTTTGACGTGCACCTTATGGTGGAAGACCCGTCCCGCTACATCCGCGATTTCAAAAACGCCGGCGCGGATATGCTGGTCATCCATGCAGAGGCCGACCGCCACCCGCAGCGCACGCTTTCCGCCATACGCGAAATGGGCTGCAAGGCTGGCGTGGCGCTGAATCCTGGCACAGACCTTGGCGCCATACGCTGGCTCGTCAACGATATGGACATGCTGCTTATCATGAGCGTCAACCCCGGGTTTTCGGGTCAGGCGTTCATACCTGCCACTTTTGACAAGATCCGCGCTGCCCGGCGCCTGCTGGACGCCTGTGGCCGCGCGGATGTGCTTATTCAGGTGGACGGCGGCGTGTGCCCCGAAAATACGGCCCAACTGGTAGAAGCCGGGGCCGACGTGCTTGTTTCAGGTTCGGCCTTTTTTGGGCACAAACCCTACGACGCACGTCTGGCTGCCTTCATGAAGCCCCTGGCCGGACGCGAAATTCGCCCCACCGTTCGGGCTGCCGCTCTGCGTCAGCCTTCAGCAGATCCCCATACCAAGCAAAAATAG
- a CDS encoding MerR family transcriptional regulator, whose product MQDHNDEKTYRIGEVAELLNLKTHVLRFWETEFPQLAPLRTGKGQRLYTEEHVGLLRRIQQLLHEQGMTIEGARRVLQGSAVLDESLPERVAAVPDPDFMRMLKRELTAVRRLLSNE is encoded by the coding sequence ATGCAGGACCACAACGACGAAAAAACCTACCGCATCGGTGAAGTTGCGGAACTGCTCAACCTCAAAACCCATGTGCTGCGCTTCTGGGAAACGGAATTTCCCCAGTTGGCGCCCTTGCGCACGGGCAAGGGGCAGCGTCTGTACACCGAAGAGCATGTGGGCCTTTTGCGGCGCATACAGCAACTGCTGCACGAACAGGGTATGACCATCGAAGGCGCGCGCCGAGTGCTGCAAGGCAGCGCTGTGCTGGATGAAAGCCTGCCCGAACGTGTGGCCGCAGTGCCTGACCCGGATTTCATGCGTATGCTCAAACGTGAACTGACAGCGGTGCGCCGCCTGCTCAGCAACGAATAA
- the tkt gene encoding transketolase: MPTRRQCANAIRALAMDAVEKARSGHPGAPLGMADMAEALWRHGFRHNPANPLWFNRDRFILSNGHASMLLYALLHLTGYDLPMEEIRNFRQWGAKTAGHPEYEPHMGIEMTTGPLGQGISSAVGLALAESMLAAQFNTPEYKVVDHHTYVFVGDGCLMEGVSHEACSLAGTWGLGKLIVMYDSNGISIDGKIDAWFDEDVAARYRAYSWQVIGPVDGHDASALDKALAEAKADPSRPSLIICQTHIGFGSPKADSASSHGSPLGEDGVAATRDALGWHEAPFTVPQDIYTAWNAHDAGKASEAAWSKLFDAYAKAHPELAAELTRRMQGKLPANWAEIATGALQEAVSKGESTATRVASKKTLEYLVPRLPELAGGSADLTGSVGTLTSSSVHMDVKEHTGNYISYGVREFGMSAIMNGLALHGGFIPYAGTFLAFADQAKNALRLAAIMGIRVVWVLTHDSIGVGEDGPTHQPVEQLGMLRLMPNFHLWRPCDTVETAVAWISALEDAHTPSGLSLSRQNLPFCQRNQEQVAAIARGGYVLRDCEGTPEIIIMATGSEVGLALETADQLTADGRKARVVSMPCAEVFDAQSAEYKESVLPRAVRARLAIEAAAADWWSKYVGLDGAVIGMEGFGASAPGKVVFERLGFTVANALEKAHALMGKN; encoded by the coding sequence ATGCCCACCCGCAGACAGTGCGCCAACGCTATCCGCGCCCTTGCTATGGACGCCGTTGAAAAAGCCCGCTCCGGCCACCCCGGCGCTCCCCTTGGCATGGCCGATATGGCCGAAGCCCTTTGGCGGCACGGATTCAGGCACAACCCTGCCAATCCCCTGTGGTTCAACCGCGACCGCTTTATCCTGTCCAACGGGCATGCCTCCATGCTGCTTTACGCTCTGCTGCACCTCACGGGCTACGACCTGCCCATGGAAGAAATTCGCAATTTCCGCCAGTGGGGAGCAAAAACAGCCGGGCATCCCGAGTACGAACCCCACATGGGCATTGAAATGACCACCGGCCCCCTGGGTCAGGGCATTTCCTCCGCCGTGGGCCTGGCCCTTGCCGAAAGCATGCTGGCGGCCCAGTTCAATACGCCCGAATACAAGGTTGTGGACCATCACACCTACGTCTTTGTGGGCGACGGTTGCCTTATGGAAGGCGTTTCTCATGAAGCCTGCTCGCTGGCAGGCACCTGGGGTCTGGGCAAGCTTATTGTCATGTACGACTCCAACGGCATTTCCATCGACGGCAAGATCGACGCATGGTTTGACGAAGACGTGGCCGCCCGCTACCGCGCCTACAGCTGGCAGGTCATCGGCCCTGTGGACGGGCACGATGCCTCTGCGCTGGACAAGGCTCTGGCCGAGGCCAAAGCCGATCCGTCCCGCCCCAGCCTCATCATCTGCCAGACCCACATCGGCTTTGGTTCGCCCAAGGCCGACTCGGCCTCAAGCCACGGCTCCCCTCTGGGCGAAGACGGCGTGGCCGCCACGCGCGACGCTCTTGGCTGGCACGAAGCGCCCTTTACGGTTCCGCAAGACATCTACACTGCCTGGAATGCCCACGATGCCGGCAAGGCCTCTGAAGCAGCCTGGAGCAAGCTTTTTGACGCCTACGCCAAAGCCCATCCCGAATTGGCCGCCGAACTGACCCGCCGCATGCAGGGCAAACTGCCTGCCAACTGGGCAGAAATCGCCACAGGCGCGCTGCAGGAAGCCGTCAGCAAGGGCGAAAGCACGGCAACCCGCGTGGCCTCCAAAAAAACGCTGGAATACCTTGTACCCCGCCTGCCTGAACTGGCTGGCGGCTCCGCCGACCTCACGGGCTCTGTGGGCACCCTCACCAGCTCTTCGGTGCATATGGATGTGAAGGAGCACACAGGCAATTACATTTCCTACGGCGTGCGCGAATTCGGCATGAGCGCCATCATGAACGGCCTGGCTTTGCACGGCGGCTTCATTCCCTATGCCGGAACATTTCTGGCTTTTGCCGATCAGGCCAAAAACGCCCTGCGTCTTGCGGCTATTATGGGCATCCGCGTGGTATGGGTGCTGACGCACGACTCCATCGGCGTGGGCGAAGACGGCCCCACGCACCAGCCTGTGGAACAGCTTGGCATGCTGCGCCTTATGCCCAATTTCCACCTCTGGCGTCCCTGCGACACGGTGGAGACCGCCGTGGCCTGGATCAGCGCGCTTGAAGACGCCCACACGCCTTCCGGCCTTTCCCTTTCACGCCAGAACCTGCCCTTCTGCCAGCGCAACCAGGAACAGGTAGCGGCCATCGCCCGCGGTGGCTATGTGCTGCGCGACTGCGAAGGCACGCCTGAAATCATTATCATGGCCACTGGCTCTGAAGTGGGCCTGGCCCTTGAAACTGCCGACCAGCTCACCGCCGATGGCCGCAAGGCCCGCGTGGTGTCCATGCCCTGCGCTGAAGTTTTTGACGCCCAAAGCGCCGAATACAAAGAAAGCGTGCTGCCCCGCGCCGTGCGCGCGCGCCTAGCCATTGAAGCCGCCGCCGCAGACTGGTGGAGCAAATATGTGGGTCTGGACGGAGCCGTCATCGGCATGGAAGGCTTCGGTGCATCGGCCCCGGGCAAAGTGGTTTTCGAACGCCTGGGCTTTACTGTCGCCAATGCTCTGGAAAAAGCTCACGCCCTTATGGGCAAAAACTGA